The Chloroflexota bacterium DNA segment GCCCAACCCTTCAGCGACAGCACCTTCGTGATCGCCGCAGTCAGGGTCGTCTTCCCGTGGTCAATGTGCCCGATGGTCCCCACGTTCACGTGGGGCTTCTTCCGCTCAAATACCTTCTTGGCCATTTTGGACTCCTTTCTTCACTTTACGACTTGTGATTATCTCACCAGTATCCTGTCGGCTGTCTCTTTGGATACTTCTGCATAGTGGTCAAATTCCATTGTAAAGACGCCGCGCCCCTGCGTCATGGAGCGCAATTCGGTCGCATACCCGAACATCTCCGAGAGCGGCACGAAGGCCCGAATCGCCTGCAAATCGCCACGGCGCTCTATCCCTTCAATCTGCGCCTTCCGCTGATTCAGGTTGCCGATCACATCGCCCATGAACTCCTCGGGCGTTACGACCTCCACCTTCATCACCGGCTCCAGCAGGATGGGGCCAGCCTTCTCCACCCCATCGCGCACGGCCATGGATGCCGCAACCTGGAAGGCCAACTCGGTGGATACGTCCGGATCATACGAGCCGTCCACCAGGGTGAACTTGACGTCCACCAGCGGATACCCCGCCAGCACGCCGCTGCTCGCCGCGTCCATCACGCCGCGCTCCACCGCCGGAATGAACTCCTTCGGGATGGCGCCAAACTTGATCTTGCTGTCAAAGATCACGCCCTGTCCCCGGCCGGCCGGCTCAATCTCCAGCCACACGTGCCCGTACTGGCTCTTGGTCCCCATCTGGCGAACGAACTTGCCTTCCGACCGCACCGGCACGGTGATCGTCTCGCGGTAGGCGACCTGTGGGCGGCCCACCTTTGCCCCCACATGGAACTCGCGCACCAGACGGTCCACCAGCACCTCCAGGTGCAGTTCGCCCATCCCCGAAATCAGCGTCTGGCCCGTGTTCTCATCCACCTTGACGCTGAAGGTGGGGTCCTCATCGGCCAGGGCCTGCAGCGCAGCCCCCAGTTTCTCCTCGTCGGCCTTGGTCTTCGGCTCAATCGCAACCGAGATCACCGGCTCGGGGAACTTGATCTTCTCCAGGAGCAGCGGCGCATGGAAGGCGCACAGCGTGTCGCCGGTGTACGTCTCCTTCAGGCCGAGAACCCCGATGATGTCGCCCGCGTAGGCTTCCTGCATGTCCTCGCGGCGGTTGGCGTACATCCGCAGGACGCGCCCGACCCGCTCCTTGACATTGCGGCTTGCGTTGCGCACCTGGGCGCCCACCGTCATCCTGCCCGAGTAGATTCGCACGTATGCCAGCCGCCCCACATAGGGATCGGTCGCGATCTTGAATGCCAGGGCCGCCAGCGGCTCCTGTTCGTCCGCCTCACGCCAAACCGTCTCGCCCGAGCGGGGATCCACGCCCGCAACAGGCGGGATGTCCGCCGGCGATGGCAGATACCACACGATGGCGTCCAAGAGCGGCTGCACGCCCTTGTTCCGCAGCGCCGCCCCGCACAGCACGGGCACCAGCGCGCCCTTCACGGTCGCCTGGCGAAGCGCCGCGCGGATTTCTTCAGGGCTGATCGCCTCTCCTTCCAGGTATTTGACCATGAGATGATCGTCGTGTTCCGCCGCCTGCTCCAGAAGAACTTCCCGATAGTGCGCGGCCTGTTCCACCAGGTCATCGGGAATCTGGCGTCGGGCGGCCACCGTCCCCAGGTCATCCTCGTAGATGATGGCCTGGTTCTCCACCAGGTCCACCACGCCGGCGAAGGTCTCCGACGCTCCAATGGGAATCTGCACCGCCACCGGGTTCGCGGACAGACGATCTCGGATCATCTCAATCGTGTGCCAGAAATCGGCACCGACTCGGTCCATCTTGTTAACAAAACAGATACGGGGCACATGGTACCGGTCCGCCTGTCGCCAGACGGTTTCGGACTGCGGTTCCACCCCGCTCACGGCGTCAAACACGACGACGCCGCCATCCAGCACGCGAAGGCTCCGTTGCACCTCCGCGGTGAAATCAATGTGTCCAGGCGTATCAATGATGTTAATCTGATGATTCAGCCAGTAACAGGTTACGGCTGCCGACTGGATGGTGATACCGCGTTCCCGCTCCTGCTGCATCCAGTCTGTAACGGTCGTGCCCTCGTCCACATTGCCCATTCGGTGCGTGCGCCCCGTGTAGAACAGGATGCGCTCGGTGGTCGTGGTCTTCCCAGCGTCAATGTGGGCGATGATCCCGATATTCCGAATCTGCGCTAAAGGCACGTCCCTGGGCATATCACCACCACCTGGGCCCCGCCCGATGGGTGGCCGAGTCTCCCCTCCTACCAGCGGTAGTGCGCGAAGGCACGGTTGGACTCGGCCATCTTATGGGTGTCTTCTTTCTTCTTGATGGTTGCGCCCTCACCCTTGTAGGCGTCCATGATTTCAGCGGCCAACTTCTCGGCCATAGAGTGGCCCGACCGCTTCCGCGCGGACTCCAGAAGCCAGCGCATCGCCAGCGACGGCCGCAGGTACTCCGGAATCTCCACCGGCACCTGATAGGTGGCCCCACCAACCCGTCGCGGTTTCACGTACAGCACCGGCATCGCGTTGTTCAGCGCCTTCTCAAAAACCTCCAGAGGGTTGGTGTGCATCCGCTCCTCAATGAGGTTGAAACTATCGTAAACGATGCGCAGGGCCGTGCTCTTCTTCCCGCGCCGCATCACATGGTTGACAAAACGCCCAATCATTTCGCTGTTGTACCGCGGATCGGGCTCCGCAGGCCGTCGCGCCGGACGATACCTTCTAGGCATTCTTCCAAACCCTCCAACTAGACTTCACGTTCCCGAATCCTGGCGCTCGTGGAGCGAACAGAAGGACTCGGCAACTCCTACGCCGACTTGGCCTTGGGCCGCTTCGCGCCGTACTTGGAGCGCCCCTTCTTGCGGCCTTCCACGCCGGTGGCGTCCAGCGCCCCGCGCACGATGTGATACCGCACGCCGGGCAGGTCCTTCACGCGGCCGCCGCGCACCAACACCATGGAGTGCTCCTGCAGGGTATGCCCTTCGCCCGGGATGTAGGCGGTTACCTCAATCCCGTTGGTCAGGCGCACCCTGGCGATCTTGCGCAAGGCTGAGTTCGGCTTCTTCGGCGTCATCGTGCGCACCACGGTGCACACGCCGCGCTTCTGGGGCGAGCCTTTGCTGCTGGCCGCCGTCTTGCGCTTCAGCGCGTTGTACGTGTACCGCAGCGCAGGAGCCTTGCTCTTCTTGACCTTCTCCTTCCGCCCTTTTCTCACGAGTTGATTGATGGTCGGCAAGTCTGAACCTCCCTAGGAACTCTTGAGCCAATCCGATTCTTACCTGCTTTTGGGCAAAACAACAGCCGCCTCACCTTTACGTGGGCACCAGACCTGATAAATCAGGCCCAACTCTATGGTGACGTGGCTGCTGCATCACGGACCCAGCGACGATCTCTTTTTCGCTCCTGCGAGCGGATCACGCTATGTGGGCCCGCAAAAAAGCACTATACCACAATGCTCTGTTTTAGTCAAATTCGGCATCGTCGTCTTCAAACGACTCCGGCGACGTCTCTCCCGATTCCAGTTCGCCCGCCACGCCAGGCTCCCGAATCTCCAGTTGCACCCGCTCGCGGAACAGCCGTCGCGGCGGCCGGAAAGCCGACCCCACGGGGATCAACTTGCCGATGATGACGTTCTCCTTCAGACCCCGCAGTTCGTCCACCGCGCCCTCAATGGCCGCCTCGGTGAGCACGCGAGTCGTCTCTTGGAACGAAGCCGCCGCCAGGAAACTCTCGGTGCTCAGGGCCGCCTTGGTTACCCCCAGCAGCGCCGGCGCGCCCGTGGCAGGCTTGCCACCCTGGGCGATCACCTCCTCATTCCGCCGCTCAAACTCAAACCGGTCCACCATCATCCCCGGCAGCATGTCCGTATCACCCGAACTCCGTACCCGCACCTTCCGCAGCATCTGCCGAATGATGATCTCTATGTGCTTGTCGTGGATGTTCACGCCCTGGCTGCGGTAAACCTTCTGCACCTCTTCCAATAGGTACATCTGGGCAGCCTCGGCTCCCTGAATCCGCAGCACCTCGCGCGGGTTCTTGGCGCCCTCTGTCAATTGGTCGCCTGCCTTCACCTCCATGCCCCGCTCCACGCGCAGGCGCGCCGCCGCCGGAATGTCGTACTCGCGCTCCTCCACTTCCTCGCGGCGAACGATGGCCTTGTCCTCCTCAAAGAAGACCTGCCCGGGGATTCGGGCTGTTACGGCCCCATCGGGGCCTTCGGCCAGCACAGCGCCTTCCTGAATCTGGTCGCCGTCCTCCACCTTGCGCGAGTAGCCCGACGGGATGGCGTATTCCTCGCTGACGACGCGGCTGGACGTGATCTTGACCTTGCGCTGGTCGCCCTGCCAGATAACGTCCACCACACCGTCAATCTCGGCAATCACGGCCTCGCCCTTGGGCACGCGCGCCTCAAACAGTTCCTCCACGCGGGGCAGGCCCTGCGTAATATCCTCGGCGCCCGCCACACCGCCGGTGTGG contains these protein-coding regions:
- the tuf gene encoding elongation factor Tu (EF-Tu; promotes GTP-dependent binding of aminoacyl-tRNA to the A-site of ribosomes during protein biosynthesis; when the tRNA anticodon matches the mRNA codon, GTP hydrolysis results; the inactive EF-Tu-GDP leaves the ribosome and release of GDP is promoted by elongation factor Ts; many prokaryotes have two copies of the gene encoding EF-Tu), which produces MAKKVFERKKPHVNVGTIGHIDHGKTTLTAAITKVLSLKGWA
- the fusA gene encoding elongation factor G, with the translated sequence MPRDVPLAQIRNIGIIAHIDAGKTTTTERILFYTGRTHRMGNVDEGTTVTDWMQQERERGITIQSAAVTCYWLNHQINIIDTPGHIDFTAEVQRSLRVLDGGVVVFDAVSGVEPQSETVWRQADRYHVPRICFVNKMDRVGADFWHTIEMIRDRLSANPVAVQIPIGASETFAGVVDLVENQAIIYEDDLGTVAARRQIPDDLVEQAAHYREVLLEQAAEHDDHLMVKYLEGEAISPEEIRAALRQATVKGALVPVLCGAALRNKGVQPLLDAIVWYLPSPADIPPVAGVDPRSGETVWREADEQEPLAALAFKIATDPYVGRLAYVRIYSGRMTVGAQVRNASRNVKERVGRVLRMYANRREDMQEAYAGDIIGVLGLKETYTGDTLCAFHAPLLLEKIKFPEPVISVAIEPKTKADEEKLGAALQALADEDPTFSVKVDENTGQTLISGMGELHLEVLVDRLVREFHVGAKVGRPQVAYRETITVPVRSEGKFVRQMGTKSQYGHVWLEIEPAGRGQGVIFDSKIKFGAIPKEFIPAVERGVMDAASSGVLAGYPLVDVKFTLVDGSYDPDVSTELAFQVAASMAVRDGVEKAGPILLEPVMKVEVVTPEEFMGDVIGNLNQRKAQIEGIERRGDLQAIRAFVPLSEMFGYATELRSMTQGRGVFTMEFDHYAEVSKETADRILVR
- the rpsG gene encoding 30S ribosomal protein S7, whose translation is MPRRYRPARRPAEPDPRYNSEMIGRFVNHVMRRGKKSTALRIVYDSFNLIEERMHTNPLEVFEKALNNAMPVLYVKPRRVGGATYQVPVEIPEYLRPSLAMRWLLESARKRSGHSMAEKLAAEIMDAYKGEGATIKKKEDTHKMAESNRAFAHYRW
- the rpsL gene encoding 30S ribosomal protein S12 — encoded protein: MPTINQLVRKGRKEKVKKSKAPALRYTYNALKRKTAASSKGSPQKRGVCTVVRTMTPKKPNSALRKIARVRLTNGIEVTAYIPGEGHTLQEHSMVLVRGGRVKDLPGVRYHIVRGALDATGVEGRKKGRSKYGAKRPKAKSA